From Triticum aestivum cultivar Chinese Spring chromosome 4A, IWGSC CS RefSeq v2.1, whole genome shotgun sequence, a single genomic window includes:
- the LOC123088005 gene encoding transcription termination factor MTERF4, chloroplastic, with protein sequence MLHLRQRVLSHLLSAAPTPSTSPLLRHRLLSAAAPAISPNPSFAVEEYLVATCGLTRAQALKASSKLSHLKSSANPDAVLAFLAGLGLSGADVAAVVAKDPQFLCAGVERTLSPIVDGLTGLGLSRSEIARLVSLAPVKFSRRSVVSKVEYYLPLSGSIDNLLRPLKHGSGFLGSHLERVVKPNVKLLAECGLGACDIAKLFIREPRMISAKPGRVLAMVACAERLGVPRGSGMFRQALHTISCFSEDKIAAKLDYLKKTLRWSDGEVRIAVSKCPVLLSRSNDVLQRLSEFLISEAGLEPAYIAHRPAMLTYSLEGRLRPRYYVVKFLKESGLLNHDRDYYSMVVVSEKEFVEKFICPHKQAAPHLAEDYAAACTGQVPATFRFT encoded by the coding sequence ATGCTCCACCTCCGGCAGCGCGTCCTCTCTCATCTCCTCTCCGCGGCACCAACTCCCTCTACCTCTCCACTCCTCCGGCAccgcctcctctccgccgccgcgcccgccattTCCCCGAATCCTAGCTTCGCCGTCGAGGAGTACCTCGTCGCCACCTGCGGCCTCACCCGTGCGCAGGCACTCAAGGCCTCCTCCAAGCTCTCCCACCTCAAGTCCTCCGCCAACCCCGACGCCGTGctcgccttcctcgccggcctcggcctctccgGCGCTGATGTCGCGGCCGTCGTCGCCAAGGACCCGCAGTTCCTCTGCGCCGGCGTGGAGAGAACCCTGTCCCCCATCGTCGACGGGCTCACCGGCCTCGGACTGTCGCGTTCTGAAATCGCGCGACTCGTCTCGCTCGCCCCGGTCAAATTCAGCCGTAGATCCGTCGTCTCCAAGGTAGAGTATTACCTGCCGCTCTCTGGCTCCATCGACAACTTGCTCCGGCCCCTCAAACACGGCTCCGGCTTCCTCGGCTCCCACCTCGAGAGGGTGGTCAAGCCCAATGTGAAGCTCCTAGCAGAGTGCGGGCTAGGTGCTTGTGATATTGCCAAGCTCTTCATCCGTGAGCCAAGGATGATTAGCGCCAAACCAGGGCGTGTCCTGGCGATGGTTGCGTGCGCTGAACGTTTAGGTGTGCCCCGTGGCTCTGGAATGTTCAGGCAAGCGCTGCACACCATCTCATGCTTCAGCGAGGACAAGATCGCTGCCAAACTGGACTACTTGAAGAAGACACTTAGGTGGTCAGATGGCGAGGTCCGCATTGCTGTGTCCAAGTGTCCGGTTTTGCTGAGTAGGTCAAATGATGTGCTGCAGCGCCTGTCAGAGTTCCTTATCTCTGAGGCGGGGTTGGAGCCGGCCTACATTGCACATCGCCCTGCTATGCTCACTTACAGCCTGGAGGGACGGCTTAGGCCCCGCTACTATGTTGTGAAATTTCTTAAGGAGAGTGGATTGCTAAATCATGACAGAGACTACTATAGTATGGTGGTGGTCAGCGAGAAGGAATTTGTGGAGAAGTTCATATGCCCTCACAAGCAAGCTGCACCACACCTTGCTGAAGACTATGCAGCTGCTTGCACAGGGCAGGTGCCTGCTACATTCAGATTTACATGA